The proteins below come from a single Ruegeria sp. THAF33 genomic window:
- a CDS encoding DUF2950 family protein has translation MRRSVFTILLLAGSASPALSGGANFDTPQSALDAFVGALKANDQSKMLEVFGPEAEDLVGTGDPAEDQERRQEVLSMYAEGYRFQPEDEGVVLLLGEDSWPFPIPILRTDDGWRFDLEAGIEELSAREIGLNELEVIELLEAYVDLQAAFRLVDHNGNGVMEFAQTIISDPEEQNGLFWPGKDSLVGAALARAAASGWSDGQVDYEAEPFLGYYYTILQEQGPNAPGGAYSYFVGDHFVAGHALLAIPADYGETGIHSFLVGENGIVYEADFGPETLSIAAEISAYDPGTNWSPVE, from the coding sequence GTGCGTAGATCAGTATTTACAATTTTGTTGCTCGCCGGGAGTGCAAGCCCGGCCCTCTCTGGCGGGGCCAACTTCGATACCCCGCAATCCGCACTGGATGCTTTTGTTGGTGCGTTGAAGGCCAATGATCAGAGCAAGATGCTCGAAGTTTTTGGTCCTGAAGCCGAAGACTTGGTGGGAACGGGCGATCCGGCGGAAGACCAAGAAAGAAGGCAGGAAGTGCTAAGCATGTACGCTGAGGGGTATCGCTTTCAGCCTGAGGATGAAGGGGTTGTACTTCTCCTGGGTGAAGACAGTTGGCCTTTTCCAATTCCAATTCTGCGTACAGATGACGGTTGGCGCTTTGACCTGGAAGCAGGGATCGAAGAGCTTTCAGCCCGCGAAATAGGTTTGAATGAGTTGGAAGTGATCGAATTGCTTGAGGCCTATGTCGATCTGCAGGCAGCTTTCCGGCTTGTGGATCATAACGGGAATGGCGTTATGGAATTCGCTCAGACGATCATTTCAGATCCGGAAGAGCAAAACGGACTCTTCTGGCCTGGAAAAGACAGCCTTGTCGGTGCAGCGCTTGCCCGCGCCGCAGCTTCGGGGTGGAGTGACGGTCAGGTTGACTATGAAGCCGAACCGTTTCTTGGCTATTATTACACAATCCTGCAAGAGCAGGGCCCTAACGCTCCGGGGGGTGCCTACTCTTATTTTGTCGGTGATCACTTTGTTGCAGGACATGCCTTGCTGGCAATACCGGCAGACTATGGAGAAACTGGCATCCATTCCTTTCTGGTTGGCGAAAACGGCATAGTCTACGAGGCAGATTTTGGCCCGGAGACACTCAGTATTGCAGCTGAAATTTCTGCCTATGATCCAGGCACGAATTGGTCGCCGGTCGAATAG